The proteins below come from a single candidate division KSB1 bacterium genomic window:
- the fdnG gene encoding formate dehydrogenase-N subunit alpha, producing the protein MNVSRRGFLKASWVAGSTLALGGLGWSKAFAKSPKEYKLKYATETTTICPYCAVGCGIIVASHNGKVINTEGNPDHPINRGSLCSKGSSLYQLANNPRRLTKVLYRAPYSDKWEEKSWEWALDEIAKRIKATRDASFTEKNEKGQVVNRTTQIASVGSAALDNEECWLYQKMLRSLGLVYIEHQARIUHSATVAALAESFGRGAMTNHWNDIANADCILIMGSNAAENHPISFKYVTKAIERGATLISVDPRYTRTSAKAHIYASLRSGTDIAFLGGMIKYILDNELYNKEYVIEYTNAAHLINPEFKFEDGLFSGYDAEKRRYDKTTWAYQLDSRGIPKRDVTLRDPNCVFQLLKKHFSRYNLEIVSKITGTPTEKLLEVYRAYCETGKPGKAGTILYAMGWTQHTVGTQNIRAMSIIQLLLGNIGVAGGGVNALRGESNVQGSTDHGLLFHILPGYLKTPKASQQTLADYNDQSFAKSNDPMSANWWSNYAKYSVSFLKSMFGEHAQKENDFGYSWLPKIEDTGNYSWISLFNAMDKGEIKGFFAWGQNPACSGPNSDGTIKAMTNLDWLVNVNLWETETGAFWKAPGVDPKTVKTEVFLLPCAASMEKEGSVTNSGRWMQWRYKAVDPPGEAKPDAEIMHELFTRIRRLYETEGGAFPDPILKVKWDYAPNGHVDPHLIAKEINGYDLTTGKLVAKFADLKDDGTTSSGCWIYCASYTEAGNMAARTDNKDPSGIGLYPKWAWAWPVNRRILYNRASVDKYGQPFDKEHPVIRWDPTANNGEGAWVGDVPDGPWPPLANKEKGKYPFIMREEGFARIFGMGLADGPFPEHYEPLECPVEKNLLSSVLLNPTAKAWHKVEGNMNKFAAVCDPRYPFVATTYRVSEHWQTGAMTRQQEWLVEMQPEMFVEMSKELANELGIKNGDRVIVESARGVVRAKAVVTGRFKPFKIGDGQTIHEVGLPYCFGFIGLATGDSANKLAPAIGDANTMIPESKAFLVNVRKEVA; encoded by the coding sequence ATGAATGTATCGAGAAGAGGATTCTTGAAAGCTTCATGGGTCGCTGGTTCCACGCTCGCATTGGGAGGTCTTGGGTGGAGTAAGGCATTTGCTAAATCGCCCAAGGAATATAAGTTGAAATATGCGACGGAAACCACGACCATTTGCCCGTACTGTGCCGTTGGATGTGGTATCATCGTTGCTTCGCACAACGGTAAGGTGATCAACACTGAGGGAAATCCGGATCATCCGATCAATCGCGGTTCTTTATGCAGCAAGGGCAGCTCCTTGTATCAATTGGCCAATAACCCGAGACGGCTGACCAAAGTATTGTATCGCGCGCCTTATAGTGACAAGTGGGAAGAAAAATCCTGGGAGTGGGCGCTGGACGAAATTGCAAAGCGGATCAAAGCGACCCGCGATGCCTCGTTCACCGAAAAAAACGAAAAGGGTCAGGTTGTCAATCGCACCACGCAGATTGCCTCGGTTGGCAGTGCCGCATTAGATAACGAAGAATGCTGGCTTTACCAAAAGATGCTTCGCTCATTGGGCCTGGTGTATATCGAACACCAGGCACGGATATGACACTCGGCAACTGTAGCGGCTCTGGCAGAGTCGTTTGGCCGAGGGGCAATGACCAATCATTGGAATGACATTGCCAATGCCGATTGTATTCTCATCATGGGGAGCAATGCGGCAGAAAATCATCCAATTTCGTTCAAATATGTCACGAAAGCCATAGAACGCGGTGCGACATTAATTAGTGTGGATCCTCGATATACACGGACCTCCGCGAAAGCGCACATTTATGCTTCATTGCGCTCGGGAACTGATATCGCATTTCTGGGCGGTATGATTAAATACATATTGGATAATGAGCTTTACAACAAAGAATATGTAATCGAGTACACCAATGCTGCCCATCTCATTAATCCCGAGTTTAAATTTGAAGACGGGTTGTTCTCAGGTTATGATGCAGAGAAACGCAGATATGACAAGACAACCTGGGCTTATCAACTCGATTCCAGGGGAATTCCAAAACGGGACGTCACGCTTCGAGATCCGAATTGCGTGTTCCAATTGTTGAAGAAGCATTTCTCCCGCTATAATCTTGAGATCGTATCGAAAATCACTGGGACTCCGACCGAAAAGTTGCTTGAGGTGTACAGAGCCTATTGTGAAACTGGCAAGCCAGGGAAAGCGGGAACGATTCTGTACGCTATGGGCTGGACTCAGCACACGGTGGGCACCCAAAATATTCGGGCGATGTCCATTATCCAATTGCTGCTCGGCAATATTGGCGTTGCTGGTGGCGGAGTGAATGCTCTGCGCGGTGAATCCAACGTTCAAGGATCCACGGATCATGGGTTGCTGTTCCATATTCTGCCTGGCTATTTGAAGACACCCAAGGCGTCTCAACAGACTCTGGCTGACTATAACGACCAGTCTTTTGCAAAAAGCAACGATCCGATGAGCGCCAACTGGTGGAGCAACTATGCGAAATATTCGGTCAGCTTTTTGAAATCGATGTTCGGTGAGCATGCCCAAAAAGAGAACGATTTCGGCTACTCTTGGTTACCGAAAATCGAGGATACTGGCAATTATTCTTGGATCAGCTTATTCAACGCCATGGATAAAGGCGAGATCAAAGGATTCTTTGCATGGGGACAGAATCCAGCATGTAGCGGCCCTAATAGCGACGGCACGATCAAAGCGATGACCAATCTTGATTGGCTGGTAAATGTCAATCTCTGGGAAACAGAGACTGGAGCTTTTTGGAAAGCACCTGGCGTCGATCCGAAAACGGTAAAGACCGAGGTATTTCTTTTGCCTTGTGCAGCATCCATGGAGAAAGAAGGTAGCGTAACCAATAGCGGCCGCTGGATGCAATGGCGCTACAAAGCCGTTGATCCGCCTGGCGAAGCAAAGCCGGATGCGGAGATCATGCATGAACTCTTTACTCGAATTAGGCGATTGTATGAGACCGAGGGCGGTGCATTTCCTGATCCGATCCTTAAAGTGAAATGGGACTATGCACCGAACGGCCATGTTGATCCCCATCTCATCGCTAAAGAGATCAATGGCTACGATTTAACTACTGGGAAGCTTGTGGCCAAGTTCGCGGACCTGAAAGATGATGGCACAACTTCATCCGGTTGCTGGATCTATTGCGCCAGCTATACGGAAGCGGGCAACATGGCTGCAAGGACCGACAATAAAGATCCCTCAGGAATTGGGCTCTATCCTAAATGGGCGTGGGCATGGCCAGTGAACCGACGGATCCTTTATAATCGGGCTTCCGTGGACAAATATGGACAGCCATTTGATAAAGAACATCCCGTTATTCGCTGGGATCCAACTGCAAACAATGGTGAAGGCGCTTGGGTCGGCGATGTGCCCGATGGCCCGTGGCCTCCGCTGGCGAACAAGGAGAAAGGCAAATACCCGTTCATCATGCGAGAGGAGGGCTTTGCCCGGATTTTCGGAATGGGTTTAGCTGATGGACCATTCCCAGAACACTACGAGCCGCTGGAATGTCCAGTCGAAAAGAATTTGCTGTCGAGCGTATTGCTCAATCCCACGGCCAAGGCGTGGCACAAAGTGGAAGGCAACATGAACAAATTTGCTGCAGTGTGCGATCCAAGGTACCCATTTGTCGCCACAACCTATCGAGTGTCCGAACACTGGCAAACTGGTGCGATGACCCGACAACAAGAATGGCTGGTGGAAATGCAGCCAGAGATGTTCGTGGAGATGAGCAAGGAATTGGCGAACGAACTGGGGATTAAAAATGGCGATCGAGTGATAGTTGAATCAGCTCGTGGGGTTGTCCGCGCCAAAGCGGTGGTGACGGGTCGCTTCAAACCATTCAAAATTGGCGATGGTCAGACCATCCATGAAGTCGGATTACCGTATTGCTTTGGATTCATCGGATTGGCCACAGGTGACAGCGCCAATAAATTAGCTCCAGCGATCGGCGATGCTAATACCATGATCCCTGAATCCAAAGCGTTCTTGGTCAATGTCAGGAAGGAGGTGGCGTGA
- a CDS encoding TonB-dependent receptor yields the protein MRRITILLIIYSLFSLRAQYGFGQSQYFFQGDSVVEAYRLQEVVVYGSREPIPASMRIEINQSQMKHRNSATVAELLNLEPGLNLKSGYKGETETRIRAFRSSEVLVLVDGRPINPGYYGKVDLSMLPLDNLAKITIVKGPASVAYGANSMGGVINIITQNGMEKPRTVIETKFGDHQFRQLNLNHSRQIDRWNYWFSAYEHYSKGFTMSQEFVPTKYENGGLRDLSSYHKMGISGKLGFQATEKFLLALASDYHWAKKDIPVATRFVPGDTPRYWRFPHWKRSSTTLSSEWQPNPKLLLKLILFADLYNDRLINYLNANMRDDQIDYDSLLENITLGGLMHGEYRLSSQHHLLTGIQFRKDLMEKKADLEEPWEDHFAMTGSIFLQDDFQPWKKTTITAGVGYHFHRTESKNSTSRFAPMISLQQELPGAWKLFSSYSHAIRFPVLHQLYSATSGNPELQPENADKFELGINKIFQFSDPNRYCSVDLAVFYNKMDNMIYRATRSLRFKNLAQATMQGAEVRFDWSIHRFLGGEFCYSYIDVPRSAPEISDYLPANKLRLMVNLKTDFRTNLNYEMGYVDTRHFYYSSVFAVTLPAYFVHNINISYELTKKINMRLEASNLFDAQYEEEFGYPQPGRQIIGGLRLIL from the coding sequence ATGAGACGAATCACGATTCTGCTTATTATTTATTCGCTTTTTTCTCTAAGAGCCCAGTACGGTTTTGGTCAATCTCAATATTTCTTTCAGGGTGATTCTGTGGTTGAAGCGTATCGCTTGCAAGAAGTGGTTGTGTACGGCAGCCGTGAGCCCATCCCTGCTTCAATGAGAATTGAGATTAATCAATCGCAAATGAAGCACCGAAATTCCGCTACGGTAGCAGAGTTGCTTAATTTGGAGCCAGGATTGAATCTCAAGTCGGGATACAAGGGTGAAACTGAAACACGAATCCGAGCCTTTCGCTCCAGCGAGGTATTGGTTCTGGTGGACGGCCGGCCCATCAATCCCGGCTATTACGGCAAAGTCGATCTCTCGATGTTGCCGCTCGACAATCTTGCCAAAATCACTATCGTGAAAGGACCGGCATCGGTTGCCTATGGTGCCAATAGCATGGGCGGGGTGATCAACATTATCACGCAGAATGGCATGGAAAAGCCTCGGACCGTTATCGAGACGAAATTTGGAGACCACCAATTTCGTCAGCTCAACTTGAATCATAGCCGGCAAATCGATCGCTGGAACTACTGGTTTTCGGCCTACGAGCATTATTCCAAAGGCTTTACCATGAGTCAGGAATTTGTGCCAACGAAGTACGAAAACGGGGGCTTGAGAGACCTGAGCTCCTATCACAAAATGGGTATTAGCGGCAAGCTGGGTTTTCAGGCGACCGAGAAATTTTTGTTGGCCCTAGCATCCGATTATCATTGGGCGAAAAAAGATATTCCGGTCGCTACCCGTTTCGTCCCGGGAGATACTCCCCGCTACTGGCGCTTTCCACATTGGAAACGATCCAGCACTACACTCAGTAGTGAATGGCAGCCCAATCCTAAACTTCTTTTGAAATTGATCCTGTTTGCAGATTTATATAATGATCGGCTGATCAATTATCTCAATGCCAACATGAGAGATGACCAGATCGACTATGATTCGCTGCTTGAAAATATCACGCTGGGTGGATTGATGCATGGCGAATATCGGCTATCGAGCCAGCATCACCTCCTAACTGGAATCCAGTTTCGGAAGGATTTGATGGAGAAAAAAGCCGATTTGGAAGAGCCATGGGAGGATCATTTTGCCATGACTGGCTCAATATTTCTGCAGGATGATTTTCAGCCCTGGAAAAAGACGACCATAACGGCAGGAGTCGGATACCATTTCCATCGAACCGAATCCAAAAATTCTACAAGCCGATTTGCACCGATGATCAGCTTGCAACAAGAGCTGCCTGGGGCATGGAAATTATTTTCGAGCTACTCCCATGCGATTCGATTTCCAGTGCTGCATCAATTGTATAGCGCCACTTCTGGCAATCCCGAGCTGCAACCCGAAAACGCCGATAAATTCGAACTGGGGATCAATAAAATATTCCAGTTTTCCGATCCGAATCGATATTGCTCAGTAGATTTGGCAGTGTTCTACAATAAAATGGACAACATGATCTATCGGGCCACCCGCTCATTGCGGTTTAAAAACTTAGCTCAAGCGACGATGCAAGGAGCAGAAGTGCGATTCGATTGGTCAATTCATCGTTTTCTGGGAGGCGAATTTTGTTATAGCTATATCGATGTGCCCCGGTCCGCTCCTGAGATTAGCGATTACTTGCCTGCAAATAAACTGCGGCTGATGGTAAATTTGAAGACTGATTTCAGAACAAATTTGAATTATGAAATGGGGTACGTAGATACTCGGCATTTTTATTATAGCAGCGTTTTCGCCGTGACATTGCCGGCTTATTTCGTCCACAATATCAACATTAGTTATGAGTTGACGAAAAAGATCAACATGCGACTGGAAGCGAGCAATCTGTTCGATGCTCAATATGAAGAGGAATTTGGCTATCCCCAGCCAGGCAGGCAAATTATTGGTGGATTACGACTTATTTTATGA
- a CDS encoding redoxin domain-containing protein, producing the protein MKKRFAFWISIAAIVSIGFFCSTLESQTIKPLLKPGDPIPAIEIKANLTNAERQYLGVKNSKKFRLSEIQASVILVEFFNKYCPHCQRQAPILNELYNDIQQDAELKSKVKMLGIGSGNNARQIELFRQEKNIPFPLIPDEEFVLHDEVGRPKTPFTILIKKTDHANGVVSSVSLGVVTNKDQLLAEIRTLVVSNVLVLHKPEEQTGAPQRKGDAAQLSDEEFQKIVSDRLAASGEKVIQFQRILTVDPIFDIVYKIQVQRSTGLATVTYFVRKVYRNTVCGNCHDAHFWYCFDTKGKIINFYSIYLTKAYNKLWSESELLAFTKRFIGRSIQDKFIFNPTTDAVTGATITASLIYDTLGETKNLFAQLKKMGAI; encoded by the coding sequence ATGAAAAAAAGATTTGCTTTTTGGATTTCGATTGCAGCCATAGTTTCGATCGGATTTTTCTGTTCCACACTCGAAAGCCAAACGATCAAGCCGCTATTGAAACCGGGTGATCCTATACCAGCAATTGAAATTAAAGCGAATTTGACAAATGCAGAGCGGCAATATCTCGGGGTTAAAAATTCAAAGAAATTTCGTCTGAGCGAGATTCAGGCTTCAGTCATCCTCGTGGAATTTTTCAACAAGTATTGTCCGCACTGCCAGCGGCAGGCGCCAATTTTGAATGAACTTTATAACGACATCCAGCAAGATGCTGAGCTAAAATCCAAGGTCAAAATGCTGGGGATTGGGTCAGGTAATAACGCACGACAGATAGAGCTATTTCGACAGGAAAAAAACATTCCATTCCCGTTAATCCCCGATGAAGAATTTGTGTTGCACGACGAAGTTGGTCGCCCAAAAACACCTTTTACGATTCTGATCAAAAAAACAGATCATGCCAACGGAGTGGTGAGCTCAGTATCACTGGGTGTTGTTACAAACAAAGATCAGTTACTGGCGGAGATCCGCACCCTGGTTGTCTCAAATGTTTTGGTGCTCCATAAACCAGAAGAGCAAACAGGAGCGCCGCAGCGTAAAGGGGATGCGGCCCAGCTAAGCGACGAGGAATTTCAAAAAATCGTGAGCGATCGACTGGCCGCTTCCGGCGAAAAGGTGATCCAATTCCAACGCATCCTGACTGTCGATCCGATCTTCGATATTGTCTATAAAATCCAAGTGCAGCGATCAACTGGCCTAGCGACCGTAACCTATTTTGTTCGGAAAGTGTACCGAAATACGGTGTGTGGCAATTGCCATGATGCCCATTTCTGGTACTGTTTCGACACGAAAGGGAAAATCATCAATTTTTACTCTATTTATCTCACCAAAGCTTATAACAAGCTCTGGAGCGAGAGTGAATTACTTGCTTTTACCAAACGGTTCATCGGACGATCGATTCAGGACAAATTTATCTTTAACCCTACAACAGATGCAGTGACTGGTGCAACAATTACCGCTAGTTTGATTTACGATACGCTTGGGGAGACAAAAAATTTGTTCGCTCAACTGAAAAAGATGGGAGCCATATAG
- a CDS encoding 4Fe-4S dicluster domain-containing protein, translated as MKHVSFLIDITKCIGCRGCQVACKQWNRLPGEKTVNVGTHQNPPILSAKTWTLIRFDEFEKEQGVDWVFTKIGCMHCEKPGCASVCPVGALHKTETGAVIYDDHKCIGCRYCMMGCPFRIPTFEWDKAFPYIRKCTFCYDRLSEGEIPACAKACPTGAITFGERTELIEEGKKRINANTGRYNPHLYGEKEVGGTSVLYLAPKGIEFASLGFPTLGERALPTWTHNALKFVPGQIVVVSALMTAFYWLTKRKMKNKAEQEEV; from the coding sequence ATGAAACACGTATCATTTCTCATCGATATCACAAAATGCATCGGTTGCCGCGGCTGTCAGGTGGCCTGCAAACAATGGAACCGATTGCCCGGCGAAAAGACCGTCAATGTTGGGACGCATCAGAATCCGCCAATCCTTTCTGCCAAGACCTGGACCCTGATCCGCTTCGATGAATTCGAAAAGGAACAAGGAGTCGATTGGGTATTCACCAAGATCGGATGTATGCATTGCGAGAAGCCTGGTTGCGCCTCGGTCTGTCCAGTTGGAGCGCTGCATAAAACCGAGACTGGTGCAGTGATTTATGACGACCACAAATGTATCGGCTGTCGCTATTGCATGATGGGCTGCCCATTTCGCATCCCGACATTCGAATGGGATAAGGCGTTCCCATATATCCGCAAATGCACATTTTGCTACGATCGGTTATCTGAAGGCGAAATTCCAGCTTGTGCCAAGGCTTGTCCAACTGGTGCCATCACTTTTGGAGAGCGCACCGAGCTGATCGAAGAAGGAAAAAAGCGCATCAATGCAAACACTGGCAGGTACAATCCCCATCTTTATGGAGAAAAAGAAGTTGGTGGAACGTCCGTCCTTTATCTCGCTCCAAAAGGAATTGAATTCGCATCCTTAGGCTTTCCAACTTTGGGTGAACGGGCGCTGCCTACCTGGACGCATAATGCGCTGAAATTTGTGCCTGGTCAGATCGTGGTCGTGAGTGCACTCATGACTGCGTTCTATTGGTTGACCAAGCGGAAGATGAAGAACAAAGCCGAACAAGAGGAGGTGTAG
- a CDS encoding TonB-dependent receptor codes for MKSGRIKIATLCLAFILIGLASSGLNAQTGIAGKVFDARTQDPLVGANIQLLGTIYGTSSDRNGNFSIARIPPGNYSIRVSMIGYRNELKQGVVVSAGDETRIMIALEPAPIQFDPIVITASKTKQRLDQVPVSLSIVSAEDIKRRSPTDLIGALETTPGVHFVGDQINIRGSSGYAFGAGNKVLLLLDGVPIHSSDTGEINWDALPPLDIEQIEVLKGAGSSLWGASALGGVVNVITKSPQPAAKWLVAVNLGKYDKPYYEEWEWTDHRRLYYLRTDLSYSQSFQRLGVQISAGRFRSTGYTQLGDFNKYNLTAKFDYRFANDIKWTGYAAYSYIYRGFFVQWKGQNAPYQVDEANLNNYAATNQLTLYSKLAIPFSARFGINLRTSLVRTLMGNQFGESSDFNPAVGQGIELQSDWLPYSNHQITFGVQYQHDAGSTKYFGDHRGYFIGPYFQDEWKLRDNFRVTIGFRYDRYQLIAGPKEDLFCPRVGVNWQLSNKTILRASSGRGFRAATIVERFLELAIMNFKIKANPKLKAEKSWAHEIGLRTYLTPNWNFDLALFQNEYQNLIEPHLDLIRGQIQFRNIFNARIQGIEAMTNLSMPFRISHLKFNFNWQASLTVMDHKDLKWNEPLTYRPKLLATFKSGFLFGKFDLQIDYRYASRIEAVKIYPINDRVPMKFLDARLAYKLGQWSVQLGVNNLLQYNYAPMESNLMPMRTFTLSVQGEF; via the coding sequence ATGAAATCTGGTCGAATTAAAATAGCAACGTTATGTCTTGCTTTCATCCTTATTGGGTTGGCCAGTAGCGGCCTAAATGCTCAAACAGGAATCGCGGGGAAGGTCTTCGATGCTCGAACTCAGGATCCCCTTGTCGGAGCCAATATCCAATTACTGGGCACCATCTATGGAACCAGTAGTGATCGCAATGGCAATTTTTCTATCGCCAGAATTCCCCCAGGCAACTATTCGATTCGAGTGTCGATGATCGGGTATCGAAATGAGCTGAAGCAAGGCGTAGTGGTTAGCGCTGGAGATGAAACCCGGATTATGATTGCCCTTGAGCCAGCCCCAATTCAATTCGACCCGATTGTCATCACTGCCAGCAAGACCAAACAGCGGTTGGATCAAGTGCCGGTGTCGCTCTCTATCGTTTCGGCAGAGGATATCAAACGGCGCAGCCCCACGGATTTGATTGGCGCGTTAGAAACAACCCCCGGGGTTCATTTCGTGGGCGATCAGATCAACATTCGGGGTTCATCAGGATATGCCTTTGGCGCAGGCAATAAGGTACTGCTGTTGTTGGATGGCGTTCCCATTCACTCGAGCGACACTGGGGAGATCAATTGGGATGCGCTGCCGCCGCTCGATATCGAGCAGATCGAGGTGCTCAAGGGCGCTGGCTCAAGCCTCTGGGGCGCCTCAGCACTGGGCGGCGTGGTGAATGTCATCACCAAATCGCCGCAACCTGCAGCCAAATGGCTCGTGGCGGTGAATCTGGGAAAATATGATAAGCCGTATTATGAAGAATGGGAGTGGACCGATCATCGTCGGCTCTATTATCTTCGGACCGATCTGAGTTATAGCCAGAGCTTTCAGCGCCTCGGCGTCCAAATTTCGGCCGGGCGATTCCGTTCGACAGGATACACCCAGCTCGGCGACTTCAACAAATACAACCTCACAGCCAAATTTGACTATCGCTTTGCAAATGATATTAAGTGGACTGGCTATGCCGCCTATAGCTACATTTATCGTGGCTTTTTCGTGCAGTGGAAGGGACAGAACGCTCCCTATCAAGTGGACGAAGCCAATTTGAATAATTATGCCGCTACGAATCAATTGACGCTGTATTCGAAATTAGCCATCCCGTTTTCCGCCCGATTTGGAATCAACCTGCGCACCTCCCTGGTGCGGACCCTTATGGGCAATCAATTCGGCGAAAGCAGCGATTTCAACCCAGCAGTGGGGCAGGGGATAGAGCTGCAATCTGATTGGCTACCATATAGCAACCACCAGATTACTTTTGGGGTGCAATATCAGCATGATGCCGGGAGCACCAAATATTTCGGCGACCATCGGGGCTATTTCATCGGGCCATATTTTCAGGATGAATGGAAACTCCGAGACAATTTCAGAGTAACAATTGGCTTCCGCTACGACCGATACCAACTGATCGCTGGCCCCAAGGAAGATTTGTTCTGTCCGCGCGTTGGTGTCAACTGGCAACTTTCAAATAAGACCATCCTCCGCGCCTCGAGTGGGAGAGGTTTTCGGGCAGCCACAATTGTTGAACGTTTTCTTGAGTTGGCAATTATGAATTTCAAGATCAAAGCCAATCCCAAGCTCAAAGCGGAAAAATCCTGGGCCCATGAAATCGGACTGCGCACATATTTGACACCAAACTGGAACTTCGATCTCGCATTGTTCCAGAACGAATATCAGAACCTCATTGAGCCACACCTGGATTTGATCCGTGGGCAAATTCAATTCCGCAACATCTTCAATGCCAGGATTCAAGGGATAGAAGCGATGACAAATCTTAGCATGCCTTTTCGCATTAGCCATCTGAAATTCAATTTTAATTGGCAAGCCAGCTTGACGGTAATGGATCATAAGGATTTAAAATGGAACGAGCCACTTACTTATCGGCCCAAATTATTGGCCACTTTCAAATCTGGCTTTCTGTTTGGCAAATTCGATCTGCAAATCGACTATCGCTATGCCTCGCGTATCGAAGCAGTCAAAATTTATCCTATTAACGACCGAGTGCCGATGAAATTTTTAGATGCGCGTCTCGCATATAAGCTTGGTCAATGGAGCGTTCAACTTGGCGTGAATAATCTGCTGCAATACAACTATGCACCGATGGAGAGCAATTTGATGCCAATGAGGACATTTACTCTTTCGGTGCAAGGAGAATTTTAG
- the hybB gene encoding Ni/Fe-hydrogenase cytochrome b subunit → MANKKEKIFGTGSIVLFVLIGLALIVALIRYFLGLGAITNLSDAYPWGIWISFDLLCGVALAAGAFVTAAVVHIFGGETMKPLLRPAIVTGFLGYLLVIMALLVDLGQYLRIWHLIIFWNFHSPLFEVGWCVMTYTTVLALEFAPMVFERYNLKAPLKLFKKISIVLIIAGIVLSTMHQSSLGTMFLIMPEKLHPLWHTPILPVLFLTSAIAVGIAMVIFESTISAKVFKRKPETFAQGRLAIGLPWVLGIYFIMKLADLIVQGDFWLLFKGSAASYLFILEMVIGVIIPFFIFLSKRVRQSTKAMFNGSLFVIAGLILNRFNVSMFGIKAPAYAWYFPHVMEIIITVGLVSAGIMAYYLIVRNFPVLTEEPSH, encoded by the coding sequence ATGGCGAACAAAAAGGAAAAGATCTTTGGAACTGGCTCGATTGTGCTATTCGTGCTCATCGGTCTGGCTCTGATTGTCGCATTGATCCGCTACTTCCTGGGGTTGGGCGCCATTACCAATTTGTCGGACGCCTATCCGTGGGGAATCTGGATCAGCTTCGACCTCCTTTGTGGCGTTGCTCTGGCAGCGGGTGCGTTTGTCACTGCGGCAGTGGTCCATATCTTCGGTGGCGAAACCATGAAACCGCTGCTACGTCCCGCGATCGTCACTGGTTTTCTCGGCTACTTGCTGGTCATTATGGCACTTTTGGTGGACCTCGGACAATATTTGCGCATCTGGCATCTGATCATCTTCTGGAATTTCCATTCCCCGCTGTTCGAAGTCGGGTGGTGTGTAATGACCTATACCACTGTACTGGCTTTGGAGTTCGCCCCAATGGTGTTTGAGCGATACAACCTCAAAGCGCCCCTGAAATTATTCAAAAAAATCTCCATTGTGCTTATCATCGCTGGCATCGTGCTTTCCACGATGCATCAATCTTCACTCGGAACGATGTTCTTAATTATGCCTGAGAAGCTCCATCCCTTGTGGCATACGCCCATCTTGCCAGTGCTGTTCTTAACCTCAGCAATTGCAGTTGGCATTGCGATGGTGATCTTTGAAAGCACGATCAGCGCCAAAGTGTTCAAGCGAAAACCAGAAACCTTTGCTCAAGGTAGGTTGGCCATTGGTTTGCCTTGGGTGCTGGGGATCTATTTTATCATGAAACTCGCTGATTTGATCGTCCAAGGCGATTTCTGGCTGCTGTTCAAGGGCTCAGCGGCAAGTTACTTGTTCATTCTGGAGATGGTTATTGGGGTGATTATCCCCTTCTTTATCTTCTTGAGCAAGCGCGTTCGCCAAAGCACCAAAGCAATGTTCAATGGCTCGTTGTTTGTCATCGCAGGACTGATATTGAACCGATTCAACGTATCCATGTTCGGCATCAAGGCTCCAGCTTACGCATGGTATTTCCCACATGTGATGGAAATTATTATCACTGTCGGTCTTGTCTCTGCGGGAATTATGGCGTATTACCTTATCGTGCGCAACTTCCCAGTATTAACGGAAGAGCCTTCGCACTGA